A portion of the Leucoraja erinacea ecotype New England chromosome 9, Leri_hhj_1, whole genome shotgun sequence genome contains these proteins:
- the LOC129700227 gene encoding F-box only protein 33: MALCGAAVAALPCEVIVHIFSFLPPWDRLRASSVCSRWRECLFYPSLWPELRLRLRGSAAERCRLDFLMKKCGSFVRELRVEFAGGGGSSSGSSRPDPLRGYMDEVVCVLRSVRSNRNLQKLSVFGDIYQQEPDDKHSHEIQQLIEEVLGNSKHLKWLSLGFMLEVVTPTTLAALPQSSANCIEHLSLLDTHFINKTPVIEAVELERFLNLRSLALDFCDFTAEVSRVLANSNHVPLHRLSLVIHHLSMSNTHVLDNMPQDADWKVLTRHRANLRVYIMAFNVRNDILLRILKPSIPLGRIHFDSSTNGVSGALVDIISRQYDKSLTHFLLIKDVEQRINGFPDLSDNRNEDPLVLLAWRCTKLSHLSIHGYAVWAHNLIAIARLRGPELQVLEVTEESINFDEDAMADLDGDPLHNLIEEVSIGLGKRWHPVMKNETLYVFSETTRYFYKEMQRFSEGI; the protein is encoded by the exons ATGGCGCTGTGCGGGGCGGCGGTGGCCGCGCTGCCCTGCGAAGTAATTGTGCACATCTTCTCCTTCCTGCCCCcctgggaccggctgcgggcctCGTCCGTCTGCTCCCGCTGGCGCGAGTGCCTCTTCTACCCGTCGTTGTGGCCCGAGCTGCGGCTCCGCCTGCGCGGCTCAGCCGCCGAGCGCTGCCGCCTCGATTTCCTCATGAAGAAGTGCGGCTCGTTCGTGCGGGAGCTGAGGGTGGAGTTCGCCgggggcggcggcagcagcagcggcagcagccggCCCGACCCGCTGCGGGGCTACATGGACGAGGTGGTGTGCGTGTTGAGGAGTGTGAGAAGCAACCGCAACctgcagaaactcagcgtgtTCGGCGACATCTATCAGCAGGAGCCTGACGATAAGCACTCGCACGA AATCCAACAATTGATTGAAGAGGTATTGGGAAATTCCAAACATCTGAAATGGCTCTCTCTAGGTTTTATGCTGGAGGTAGTAACTCCCACAACACTAGCAGCCTTGCCTCAGTCCAGTGCCAACTGCATTGAACATCTGAGTCTCCTGGATACCCATTTTATTAATAAAACCCCAGTTATTGAGGCAGTTGAGCTGGAGCGCTTTCTAAACCTGCGATCACTTGCATTGGATTTCTGTGATTTTACTGCTGAAGTGTCACGAGTACTCGCCAACAGCAACCACGTGCCTTTGCATAGGTTGTCTCTTGTAATACATCACCTCTCAATGTCCAACACACACGTTTTAGATAACATGCCACAGGATGCAGATTGGAAGGTGCTCACCAGGCACCGTGCAAATCTTCGTGTTTACATCATGGCCTTTAATGTCAGGAATGACATTTTGCTAAGAATTCTGAAGCCAAGCATACCTTTAGGAAGAATTCACTTTGACAGCTCCACTAATGGCGTTTCAGGTGCTCTGGTAGATATCATATCCAGGCAGTATGACAAATCCCTTACCCACTTCCTCCTTATAAAGGATGTAGAGCAAAGAATTAATGGCTTCCCTGATCTCAGCGACAACCGAAATGAAGACCCTTTGGTGCTTTTGGCATGGAGGTGTACAAAGCTTTCTCACCTCTCAATCCATG GCTATGCAGTTTGGGCCCATAATCTTATCGCTATAGCTCGGCTTCGTGGACCTGAGTTGCAAGTTCTGGAGGTCACTGAGGAGAGCATTAATTTTGATGAAGACGCAATGGCTGACCTGGATGGAGATCCTCTGCATAATCTCATTGAAGAAGTATCCATAGGTCTGGGAAAACGGTGGCATCCGGTGATGAAAAATGAAACCCTTTATGTTTTCAGTGAGACTACTCGTTATTTTTACAAGGAGATGCAGCGTTTCAGTGAAGGCATTTAG